A window of Opitutus sp. ER46 contains these coding sequences:
- the cobO gene encoding cob(I)yrinic acid a,c-diamide adenosyltransferase, whose translation MNDVSEISDPAAHRSRMAVVKAEMDARMAAARDRRGLVIVHTGDGKGKSTAAFGMVARTAAHGRRCAVIQFVKSAPDAVEKLLCGPHVTWHAVGEGFTWDTQDKAADIARCREGWRLAERYLQDPGLGLLLLDELNIALMCGYLELEDVVAAVQAKRPELHVVITGRGAPAELVALADLVTEMRLVKHPFNAGVKAQVGIEF comes from the coding sequence ATGAACGACGTCTCCGAGATTTCCGATCCCGCCGCGCACCGGTCGCGCATGGCCGTGGTGAAGGCGGAGATGGATGCCCGCATGGCGGCGGCGCGGGACCGGCGCGGGCTGGTGATCGTCCACACCGGCGACGGCAAGGGCAAGTCGACCGCCGCGTTCGGGATGGTGGCGCGGACCGCGGCCCACGGTCGTCGCTGCGCGGTGATCCAGTTCGTCAAGAGCGCGCCGGACGCCGTCGAAAAACTTCTCTGCGGGCCGCACGTCACGTGGCATGCGGTGGGCGAAGGCTTTACCTGGGACACGCAGGACAAAGCCGCCGACATCGCCCGCTGCCGCGAAGGCTGGCGGCTCGCAGAGCGCTATTTGCAGGATCCCGGCCTCGGGCTGCTGCTGCTGGATGAGCTGAACATCGCGCTGATGTGCGGCTACCTCGAGCTCGAGGATGTCGTGGCGGCAGTGCAGGCGAAGCGTCCGGAGCTCCACGTGGTGATCACGGGACGCGGCGCGCCGGCCGAACTCGTCGCGCTGGCGGACCTCGTGACCGAGATGCGGCTGGTAAAGCATCCCTTCAACGCCGGCGTGAAGGCGCAGGTCGGCATCGAGTTCTAG
- a CDS encoding cobyric acid synthase: MKALSVLGTSSSAGKSWMATALCAWLRRQGVRVAPCKTQNMSNNAWVTLEGGEIGRAQAVQAEACGLRPTAEMNPILLKPTGPHGSQLVLCGQARGHLEAQAYYREIDRLWRVVAGVLDGWRDRCDVLVLEGAGSPVELNLMSRDLANLRPVRHLDGRWVLVGDIDRGGIYAQLAGTWALMPQEDRARGLGAIINRFRGDIALFPDPQAWLTPHAPGFNVLGTVPLRPDLQPEEEDGLKPGDEVRGTGAPIAWLRFPHAANLSDCQPWWDDTGVSTRWVANVGELAAARAIVLPGTKNTVADLNWLHATGLGAAIVAAAERGVPVIGICGGYQILGRRVSDPQGVAGDAGDVPGLGLLPTTTTFESQKIVRQVTATCGGESWMAYEIHMGRTQIDAGAMPLQEVCDADGSVRPEGVRCGKVWGTYLHGWFEAAAVRRRVAELAGITSYAAHPVPWAQRRLAIYDAMAEHIERHLNLEPVRRYLGL, encoded by the coding sequence ATGAAGGCACTCTCGGTCCTCGGCACCTCTTCGAGTGCGGGCAAGAGCTGGATGGCGACTGCGCTCTGCGCGTGGTTGCGCCGCCAGGGCGTGCGCGTGGCGCCGTGCAAGACCCAGAACATGTCGAACAACGCCTGGGTGACGCTGGAAGGCGGCGAGATCGGGCGGGCCCAGGCGGTGCAGGCGGAGGCGTGTGGGCTGCGGCCGACGGCGGAGATGAACCCAATTCTCCTGAAGCCGACGGGGCCGCATGGCTCTCAACTTGTGCTGTGCGGCCAGGCGCGCGGTCACCTCGAGGCGCAGGCGTATTACCGCGAGATCGACCGACTTTGGCGGGTGGTGGCGGGCGTGCTGGATGGCTGGCGCGACCGTTGCGACGTGCTCGTGCTGGAGGGCGCCGGCAGTCCGGTGGAGCTCAATCTGATGTCCCGCGACCTCGCGAACCTGCGTCCGGTCCGGCACCTCGACGGTCGCTGGGTGCTGGTGGGCGACATCGATCGCGGCGGCATCTACGCGCAATTGGCGGGCACCTGGGCGCTCATGCCGCAGGAAGATCGCGCGCGGGGGCTCGGTGCAATCATCAACCGGTTCCGCGGCGACATCGCGCTGTTCCCCGATCCGCAAGCGTGGCTGACGCCGCACGCCCCGGGCTTCAACGTCCTCGGCACCGTGCCGCTGCGGCCGGACCTGCAGCCGGAGGAGGAGGATGGCCTCAAACCCGGCGATGAAGTGCGCGGGACAGGTGCGCCGATCGCGTGGCTGCGGTTTCCGCACGCGGCGAACCTCTCGGATTGCCAGCCCTGGTGGGACGACACCGGAGTGAGCACCCGCTGGGTGGCGAACGTCGGTGAACTCGCCGCGGCGCGGGCGATCGTGCTGCCTGGGACGAAGAACACGGTGGCGGATCTCAACTGGCTGCATGCGACCGGACTCGGTGCCGCGATCGTCGCGGCGGCGGAGCGGGGCGTGCCGGTGATCGGGATTTGCGGCGGTTACCAGATACTTGGACGCCGCGTGAGCGATCCGCAGGGCGTGGCGGGCGATGCGGGTGACGTGCCCGGACTCGGGCTCCTGCCGACCACGACGACTTTTGAGTCCCAGAAGATCGTGCGCCAGGTCACGGCGACCTGTGGCGGCGAGAGCTGGATGGCGTACGAGATCCACATGGGCCGGACGCAGATCGATGCAGGCGCGATGCCGTTGCAGGAGGTGTGCGATGCGGACGGGAGCGTGCGGCCGGAAGGCGTGCGTTGCGGCAAAGTCTGGGGCACGTATCTCCACGGCTGGTTCGAGGCGGCGGCGGTGCGCCGTCGCGTGGCGGAGCTGGCCGGCATCACGTCCTATGCGGCGCATCCCGTGCCATGGGCCCAGCGGCGGCTGGCGATTTACGACGCGATGGCGGAGCACATTGAGCGGCATCTGAACCTGGAGC